A section of the Hemitrygon akajei chromosome 8, sHemAka1.3, whole genome shotgun sequence genome encodes:
- the LOC140731742 gene encoding calpain clp-1-like yields the protein MEWTGDWSDDSPLWNQIPIWTRESFGFTKKNDGEFWMRFDDFCQKFANITVLTLGPDFDGDGGADPGSLKEVKCRWVTGFNAGGCRNNMNKYSCNPQYPITITKTDVYIRGNGYHEDEACSILICLIQNYKRINRKLGISMNPIGIQIYQSYNPQKVLTARHFTHCAEVSNSGAYVAQRSITLRSKLVPGHYVIVPSTFAPDTNGAFMLRIFTDTTIRFHEGFNLVEGVD from the exons TTCCCCTCTGTGGAATCAAATCCCAATCTGGACTAGGGAATCATTTGGATTTACGAAGAAGAATGATGGTGAATTCTG GATGAGATTCGATGACTTCTGCCAAAAGTTTGCGAATATCACGGTTTTGACACTGGGACCCGACtttgatggtgatggaggtgcAG ATCCTGGCAGCTTGAAGGAGGTAAAATGTCGGTGGGTGACTGGATTCAATGCAGGTGGATGCAGAAATAATATGAACAAGTACAGTTGTAACCCTCAATACCCTATAACCATCACAAAAACAG ATGTTTATATACGTGGTAATGGATACCATGAAGATGAGGCATGTTCTATTCTTATCTGCTTAATTCAGAATTATAAAAGGATAAACAGGAAGCTTGGAATCTCAATGAATCCCATTGGAATTCAGATTTACCAG TCTTACAACCCCCAGAAGGTTCTAACTGCACGGCATTTTACCCATTGCGCAGAAGTTTCAAATTCAGGAGCCTACGTGGCCCAGAGAAGCATAACTCTCCGCAGCAAACTTGTACCAGGACACTATGTAATCGTTCCAAGTACCTTTGCACCAGACACCAATGGAGCATTCATGCTACGTATTTTCACTGACACTACAATTCGGTTTCATGAGGGATTTAATCTTGTTGAAGGAGTGGATTGA